AgattctgctaaatcttcctgaaggtcttttgccgTCAATTGGGGGTTTGATTTGtctttctagcaatcctatgaGCAGCTGTCCCTGAATTTtttcttccagaccttctcttgacctctaCTATCcctgttaactgccatttcttaattacatttcaaactAAGAAAATGGCAATCTGAAAATGATTTGCTATCTTTTgatagccttctcctgctttaTAGGCCTCaaacattttcattttcagagtgccaggcagctgctaagaagaacccatggctgctgttttttgggacaaggttagagtctgggtatttataaagctttgaaatatGCATCAcctcctttattttttttctaaaaattgtaATGATCATTGAGAAGACCTTTGCGTTTGCCCTCATTAAACCACTATGGGTCTATAGTGTCAATATAAATTACAAAAATTAAATCTAAGGGACAGTTTTGTAACTTGCGTATTGACAACAATTATACAGTATACTACATTACTACATTCAAGTTATTGGAGAATTGTGACCAGGACCTCACATTTTGCAACAAAACTTCTAGGCCATTATCATAAAACATATTTTCTGTGTTCAGTGATGGAATTTGAGAATTGTAGACTGAGGATATCtgttaaaaaatattttcttcaCACCTTCTTTGACTTCTTTGTTTCTTATGCTATAAATAATGGGGTTAAACATGGGAGTAACAACAGTATATAGAATGGACACAGATCTGTCTCGAACAACAGAGTAGCTTCCCCGAGGACGTAAATATGTGAAAACAATGGCACCATAGTAAAGAGAAACAACTGAAAGGTGGGAAAAGCAAGTAGAGAAGACTTTGCGCCTTCCAGTGCTTGAGTGGATCCTCAAGATTGTCGAAATGATTTGAACATAGGACAGAAGTGTCAATATAAAAGAGCAGAGACCTACAATTCCACCTGAGATATATACTGCTATTTCATTCATTAAAGTGTCTTTACAAGACAGTCGGAAGAGAGGAGGCATCTCACAGAAGTAGTGATTCACATGTTTAGATCTACAGTAGGGTAGCCGGAAAGTAGTATATGCATAGTAAATTGAGTTCAAGAAATTTGAAGACCAGGTTCCAACAGAAAGAAGAACACAAAGCTTTAGGTTCATGATGGTGTTGTAGTGTAAGGGACGACAGATGGCCACATATCTATCATAGGCCATGATTGCCAAAATAATACACTCTGTTCCTCCCAAAGCAAGATGGAAATACATCTGAAAGGCACATCCCCAGAATGAAATGCTCTTATTTTTAGTCAATGTATTCATCAGAAGTTTTGGCACGATGGTGGAGGAAAAGCAGAGGTCAATTAATGAGAGGTTACTGAGAAAAAAGTACATGGGGGTCTGAAGTTGGGGTTCTGTTTTTACCACTACAATGATCAAAAAGTTGCCTGTTACAGTGACTATATACATGGTCAATAATATTACAAAATATAATGGTTGGAGGAATGAATTAGTGGAAAGACCAATCAAGATAAATCTGTAGGTAAATGTTTCATTTGAGTTtttcatatcatgtgtcagtggtAACCTAAAGGAAACATCAGTGGTTAATTCTGTGTTCTTCATCTACCGATTTACAATAATTTACTggtacatttttgtaaatagTACAATCCAATAAATGGTGTCAGCctatgataaaaatatatatttttataagcattaatgtaatttacttttaagaatttatccAGGCCCTTTTGAAaattgtccactgttcctgctgtgatcaCGTCCtgtggaagtctattccacagattcacagttatcATGGTAATGAAACCTTGATGcttttggagactgaactttttcttctccggaTGGAGGAAGTTCCCCCTTGTTTTTTTTAGATGATTTTACATGGATCAGCTTCTCATTATATTTTTTGTACGGCCCATTTATAGatctgtataggttaatcatgtccccccttaggcgACTTTCCTAATAACTAagacctccatgccccttatcagtttagtcgctctcctctataCTTTCTCCATCTCCAgggctttctatggactggtgcccagaactgaactgcatattccagatgaggccgcaccaaagcttcgtaaagtggtaatattacatccctgccccacgagtccatgtctcgtttaatacatgacaatatcctggtggccttagaagaagcggattgacattgtatgctgttatttgatctatgatctacaaggacaaTCCTTCTCTAgaagtgactcccccagtgttacatcccctaggacatatgatgcacgtaGATTATTACTACCCAGATGGAGAACTTTAcaattatccacattgaaccctaTTTGCCAAGTTTTTTCTCAATGACtcagagtgtccaagtcagcttgtagtttttgGACATCTTCCTTAGACTGCACTGCTAGActactacatagcttggtgtcatctgcaaaaataaaggtgctattaatcccacccCCCATATCattattaaataaattaaataacaaGGGACCCAGCaccgaaccttggggtacaccacttataacaccacttagaaatcattgaccacaactctctggacacggtcgttcagccagttttcaatccaattacacacTATACTTTCTAAGACTAGAGATCTcattttacctattaaacatctatgagggatagtatcaaatgcctttgcaaaatccaacaacactacatccacagccgcccctctgttcaggcttctactcacctcactacatgcatagctgcccctctgtccaggcttctactcactgcTTAATAAAAAACAAATCCCTGAGAGTCCTTCAAATATTTTTccaacaacagaagttaaacgtactggtctataattacctgtcaaGGACTTGGAgccctttttgaatatgggcaccacatttgccttgtgccagtcacttggcactgtaccagtctcTAGAGAATCTCTCTAAAACAGCGCTGTagttggtaagctgcaaggaggccgcaACAATCACGGGAGCGTTGTaagctcttcaaacagctgatcggcgaggatcACGAGTGTTGGACCCTGCCAATCTCACATTGATtatgtatcctgaggataggttatcaatatgtaaatcccagagaaccccattAATATGTGGTCATCACCCAGCTAACCACAGGTTTCCCTTCAGATTGAGGTTGAAACTGAATCCTAGCTGACCTCACTAAGAGCATTTataatttttgaaaatttttataGAATCAACTTTGGCCCATCCATTTGTGATGTTGCCATAAGAATTCGGGTGATATAACACCAACAAGAGGACTAGAGCTCCCAAAGTCCATTGGCCATGAGTTTTGTTTTGTCCCATCAGATGCTGCATTACAGAGATATTCTTCCCTGGGCAATACCTTCATTATACTACGGCATAGGGTGGCTCCATACATTGGAGAGCCTATGGCCCTATAGCACTGACTAGAGATaagcacatttttttaaaattcaatgcggccagttcgccgaattttttttaaagaatttggttccatacaaatttatttgcagtgaatcgcattaaaaaaaatggctatttcctggctgcagagagcctttataggggtgtagaacactgtgccttgcagcgacacgcatagggagactgctttggtagtaaaataatatgtccatatgacatgcagatgacagacatCGCTCttcgaatcactgcacacttcacttatttgggcagtcacgaggccaaaactgaccaaataattcaagaatgaactcagccttacaggtcgatgttagcaccaagaagaagcgcactccttttacatcgtcatcagctgattccacatagatgtctacataacctgttctattaaacacttatacaagtagagccccccgacagagtggagagggtgacagcagtaagtttgtgttgatgtcactgattattttgcccttcctctgatccgtcagaacaataacccccaaaaaacggatcctgtctgttaagcatccgccttcactcggtcagcatttggtcagtaatccatcagtattgctaatgccaaaaaaagcaggagtggatgcaaaacagagatgacacgtgaatggaatatctgcatgttttctgtgatttgtacccactcctgcttttggctaccaaatcacaagccaattctgatgggaccatacaggccttacagctgctacacagacagtatTTATTgtacatctcatttttccttccttctgacagatcagaagaagggtcaaataaatgatgatgccagccaggccgaaaggcaaaatagtggcccagtcatgaagtggggagggtgggaacagcatgagaagtctacaaggtggccctatgacatagtggtgaggtggaagcagcataaggagaccacagagtggcccaatgatagagtctggaggtggcagcagcatcaggagaccacagagtagcaaggtaacatagtgtggaggtggcagcagcatgaggaggccacagagtggcaaggtgacatagccttTTACTAGCCTAATACGGACATATCCACCTTTACCGTGCTTGAGGACACAAAATCAAAAACCTTGACAGAATGCAGTTCACAAAAAAACACTGGATGGCCGCACATAGACACATGAAGGTTGCATATTCCTTGCACAGTATCAAGAAAtcatatacatttttaaaaaaggaGGTCATCTCATACCACACATTTTGAGATGTGTTGAGCAAGAGGAAAGATAAGGATGGAAACATCTGTACATTAATAAGCAGTAATAACATTCACTACCCAGGATGAAGATCTATAATAGACAAGAAGCATTATAATTATGCAAATGTAATAAAGAATTTAGGAGTAATTTTCAAGAGTAGGATTATGGTCAACATTCATGTTTGCTCTCTTAAGACAACATATGGTTTTCCTAACCCCTTCCCCCAAGTACCCCAGGTCTGTCTTTCACCATACAAACAGATTGAAAGCCTAGAAGCCTATATTATAGAGCTCTTTGTAGTAGAGTCAACACATTGTCATTGGGTACACATTATTATGAAAGGCCCAAACAAACAAATTTATAACTAGTCCTTCCACTTCTGAGTTTTACCGAACGCTAACATGGCTCCTACAGAAAAGTATCTACAACTATCTATACAAAATATGTACCTCGATAGGTCTTCAGTTTCACACAGACATGGTGTTCTCCGTCACATACATGATAATGGAGGTACAGTATTCTCCTTTAGAAGCATGGCTACTAGAGGAGAAGATCTCTGTAGTACAGTATGCCTGAGCACTTGTTAGtatggatcggtcatgtcaaactatgttaatcagtttctatgaggtaaGTTCtatacttgacagcggcgaatcaatggatgtcgtatatctggacttctccaaagcatttgacactgtaccacataaaaggttagtatataaaatgagaatgctcggactgggagaaaacatctgtatgtgggaaagtaactggctgagtgatagaaaacataagatggaaggacggatccggtctgctgcccatagacttgtattatgacggaatgcaaaacagaagcctttaaaaggcattctgtcttaatagaagtctatgggaatcgaaAAgacatccgtcccatttccgttatgcagaacggagagaaaagtcctgtcgacaggactttgtttaccGTCTTGTATAACGaaaaccagacggatctgttatgattccatagacttctattaaaacggatcaaaaaacggaatgcagtctaaaggcttccgttttgacttccgtcttatggattccgctattttccgttataatcatgttataacggaaaacaaaaaaaggggggggaggtcagcacatcccaatgtgcaggtgcacgttgctatggctgaaaatacatatcaaacaaaccaaataaagtacaaaggtatattatattgcgaatgctatgctaataacttagagatgctttgcAAATactttttgtacaaaattatttgagcccgtctgccgcatgccaaggcgatctctaatcagacgggtcctaacactaaaactCACCAGTTGGGTGTCATAACAGCGACCTTGAAATTCAGGAAGtataggtcccacatgcatgctggacccCTTTTGGTTCattatggtgccaaaatggcctccattaaatccagggactataaataccagcatgcatgctgagcaaactaagtaatgctaattaaaatcagcccatgATGCAACACAGGCtacaggagtgcacgaccaaataggagtcagccacaactcccatacaaactacaaaacaaaaaaaggggggggaggacagcacatcccaatgtgcaggtgcacgttgctatggctgaaaatacatatcaaacacatctctaagttattagcatagcattcgcaatataatatacctttgtactttatttggtttgtagagtgctgttgcactacatgttataacggaaagccataacggaatccagaacgcagatgtcaaCCCACCATTAGCTGATATGAGTAGTTCAAGAAATGTCCATCTAAGACTTTGGTGGAAATAATTGTCCATTGCCCTACAGACCATCAGCATGTATGGACAGGACTGTCTCTCCTACTCTATACTGGTACAATATTTGACAATGTTTTGACAT
The sequence above is drawn from the Bufo bufo chromosome 11, aBufBuf1.1, whole genome shotgun sequence genome and encodes:
- the LOC120981557 gene encoding olfactory receptor 5V1-like — protein: MKNSNETFTYRFILIGLSTNSFLQPLYFVILLTMYIVTVTGNFLIIVVVKTEPQLQTPMYFFLSNLSLIDLCFSSTIVPKLLMNTLTKNKSISFWGCAFQMYFHLALGGTECIILAIMAYDRYVAICRPLHYNTIMNLKLCVLLSVGTWSSNFLNSIYYAYTTFRLPYCRSKHVNHYFCEMPPLFRLSCKDTLMNEIAVYISGGIVGLCSFILTLLSYVQIISTILRIHSSTGRRKVFSTCFSHLSVVSLYYGAIVFTYLRPRGSYSVVRDRSVSILYTVVTPMFNPIIYSIRNKEVKEGVKKIFFNRYPQSTILKFHH